One segment of Cyprinus carpio isolate SPL01 chromosome B20, ASM1834038v1, whole genome shotgun sequence DNA contains the following:
- the LOC109112652 gene encoding NHS-like protein 1 isoform X4, which translates to MPFPERTVEPELVSRLRGSAGSEKSFTTPDGRRVRKPVLFSSLEEVCCHTLTNILHQLSDLSRHASDIFLGIETEAVLITQRTSTIQVRLERLQLTVCKFDPKTIKIPVSNLDEEKKWTVHYTAPWHQQENVFLPGSRPSCVEDLHRQAKVNLKTALRECDKLRKDGFRSSQYYSQGPTFSGSTNSQHEDEDIEDDEADKKSTASSGEEEKDTCQMRAQSQGEVEGVEVDGQMSGSKAPPLPTPEEKMRQQAQAVLTDIVPINVTGETFDRQASIRRSLINTDTLVRRPKKVKRRKTISGVPDSVQQELAAKGRGGELRPQSMFIPGQYSTLGRVINGNSTLRRSITKDSGCQTENVKIVPPSVRRIRAQKGQGIAAQMAGISTSATNISSVSDGSSPGNSVVVRAPQFGNDIQRFHSLPRGARVSLNAEPLYSSTPFRQEDSTAKSTQQIGKLQVDDTVVHMRNAPRVCTQARPKSQEVRGTWESVPGAVCVVSPHAAYSTSLIPNATLSCSAEVIALHTTSSPGQSSVAGLPYTKARPLSMVSAVNSESTSSVGTGSHTPDAGMKDTCSETGQSDSSLHSHSTLAAGTLSSDEQWIYDTPENVLPRRTLSSSCSTPINHLYSSLERSSKGTDSSSLYSMDNDGYYTSMHLDSGLRSRSQGSGHGHGIGGRAARHSMYECLGQQEDQNSLYSDRSLSRSISLRKPKKPPLPPARTDSLRRKPKKASSPTASIGQSDINNGSVLNESLIATLQQSLQNGLKAKGSSTSPSHSPCSDYEDPWMLRSRSQSSISGGSSGVSATGMAHVYSICHVTPSHSDTSSLRSDYADSWGYYMEYPRPSGDQTRSPCTSSLSAGQVVEMANGKSLQNCNQSNLPHAQEGSDTSVKPKTGTSSPDRVHRLTSPSSGYSSQSNTPTAGTPVPSFMRCMSPSGKPKPRVPERKSSLLSSVSISSSSTSLSSNTSDSNRNNIPPPPPLPAGPVAIVPYHPSSPSPVLSSGPVSTMDQKFPPPPPPLPTTHHQQASMSHPYINSSPEFPPPPPPEVLTDPVLSSFNSSFSPPLPPPPLPAYSPPINQHQPSLTPPTPSSACLKEIKGALKPVNLERKLVSPHSEELSKIGMPLITPLALQSVQLRPAKRPENNGVSQLARPQSPEKPQKPGDPTVPQGIPCIPPNLRPSSPEKKLSIQDSHVEAKPDCVISHSEETSCFTKGSVDLGEVKATAEVDGLETVLSSPAEMPQNSTPKKKPPLISKKPKFSLTFSSVDYVSDFLSAQNDDKISMTTAEDLDPTPVPEQEEKATEKDGIDISAPPDEIRDISPTNGEAQEFSQTPATITLDADKDTSEAEDEERDDEDVTSSTGSFGSKDDESGEVFESSTLDVTQSPSISSDSCGDMVTPTRPRTTEDLFAAIHRSKRKVLGRKESEEDRSRGPLSPPATPTGMVPGLTSSLPRQTSSIQRSLRKSATSSDTFKALLLKKGSRSETSFRMSAAEMLRSTDPRFQRTRSLDSSFDPASPTGESPCSSPSRNKRTPEDWARNEGMFSTSPSLIGPKYGRSRTPPSAASSKYNARSRILSSPMTVICERDGELTDCEDPCPVPPSNTPLPISQDSNSTLCEQNSS; encoded by the exons ccGTATCTAATCTGGATGAAGAGAAAAAGTGGACTGTGCACTACACGGCTCCATGGCACCAGCAGGAGAACGTCTTTCTGCCGGGCTCCAGACCATCCTGTGTGGAAGACCTGCACCGCCAAGCCAAAGTGAACCTGAAAACAGCTCTCAGAG AATGTGATAAACTGAGGAAAGATGGCTTCCGCAGCTCACAGTACTACTCACAGGGGCCCACCTTCTCAGGCTCCACAAACTCCCAACATGAGGACGAAGATATAGAAGATGATGAAGCTGATAAAAAG TCCACAGCATCTTcaggagaggaagagaaagacacCTGCCAAATGAGAGCACAGAGTCAAGGGGAGGTGGAGGGGGTTGAGGTTGATGGACAAATGTCAGGGTCCAAAGCTCCGCCCCTGCCCACTCCAGAAGAGAAGATGAGGCAGCAGGCTCAGGCCGTTCTCACAGATATTGTCCCCATCAATGTCACAG GGGAGACGTTTGACAGGCAGGCCAGCATCCGCCGCTCCCTAATAAACACTGACACTCTGGTCCGCCGGCCCAAGAAGGTTAAGCGGAGAAAGACTATTTCAGGGGTGCCTGACAGCGTCCAACAGGAACTAG CGGCTAAAGGGCGTGGAGGAGAGCTTCGGCCACAGTCCATGTTTATCCCTGGACAGTATTCAACACTTGGGCGAGTCATAAATGGGAATTCAACTCTCCGTCGATCTATAACAAAAGATTCTGGCTGCCAGACTGAGAATGTGAAAATTGTCCCACCCTCTGTGAGGAGAATACGGGCTCAGAAGGGCCAAGGAATTGCTGCTCAGATGGCCGGCATCTCCACCTCTGCCACGAACATCTCTTCAGTTTCCGATGGGAGCTCCCCTGGAAATTCAGTTGTTGTAAGGGCACCACAGTTTGGCAATGATATCCAACGTTTTCACAGCTTGCCACGAGGTGCACGGGTCTCTCTTAACGCAGAGCCCCTTTACAGTAGCACCCCTTTCAGGCAAGAAGACTCCACTGCAAAGTCAACTCAGCAGATTGGAAAATTACAAGTAGATGATACTGTGGTGCACATGAGGAATGCCCCCAGGGTATGCACCCAAGCACGGCCAAAATCTCAGGAGGTTAGAGGTACATGGGAATCTGTCCCGGGTGCAGTCTGTGTAGTTTCTCCACATGCTGCCTACTCAACCTCCCTTATACCTAATGCTACTCTATCATGTTCTGCTGAGGTTATCGCACTCCACACCACGTCAAGCCCTGGCCAGAGCTCAGTTGCTGGCTTACCGTACACTAAAGCTAGACCTCTTAGCATGGTCTCAGCTGTCAACAGTGAGAGCACCAGTAGTGTGGGCACAGGATCACACACACCAGACGCAGGTATGAAGGATACCTGCAGTGAGACTGGCCAGTCCGATAGCAGTTTGCACAGCCACAGCACCCTTGCCGCAGGAACACTGTCTTCAGATGAGCAATGGATTTATGACACTCCTGAGAATGTCTTGCCCAGAAGGACACTATCTTCCAGCTGCTCAACACCCATAAATCATCTCTATAGTAGCCTTGAACGCTCCTCAAAAGGTACAGACTCTAGTTCGCTCTACTCTATGGACAATGATGGCTACTACACTTCCATGCATCTCGATTCAGGCCTTAGGTCAAGGAGCCAGGGTAGTGGCCATGGTCATGGCATAGGAGGAAGAGCGGCAAGACACAGTATGTACGAGTGCCTGGGTCAGCAAGAAGACCAAAACAGCTTGTACAGTGACCGGTCGCTGTCACGATCCATTTCTCTACGCAAGCCTAAGAAACCACCTCTTCCACCAGCACGCACAGACTCTCTACGACGAAAGCCTAAGAAAGCCAGCTCTCCCACTGCTAGTATTGGACAGTCAGATATTAACAATGGTTCGGTTCTCAATGAGTCATTGATTGCCACGCTCCAACAGTCACTTCAGAATGGGCTGAAAGCCAAAGGGTCCTCCACCTCACCGTCTCATAGTCCTTGTAGTGACTATGAGGACCCCTGGATGCTTCGTTCcaggagccagagcagcatcagTGGAGGCAGCAGTGGTGTGTCAGCTACAGGGATGGCTCATGTGTACTCCATTTGTCACGTCACACCTTCTCATAGTGACACTAGTAGCCTCCGTTCTGATTATGCAGACTCCTGGGGCTACTACATGGAGTACCCTCGTCCATCTGGGGATCAGACACGGTCACCTTGCACCAGTTCACTTTCTGCTGGACAAGTGGTTGAGATGGCAAATGGGAAAAGCCTACAGAATTGTAACCAGTCTAATCTTCCACATGCCCAGGAAGGCAGTGATACGTCTGTGAAGCCTAAAACAGGCACCTCATCACCGGATAGGGTACATCGGTTGACTTCACCATCAAGTGGATACTCGAGTCAATCCAACACTCCAACAGCTGGCACTCCTGTTCCCTCCTTCATGAGATGCATGTCCCCATCCGGCAAGCCCAAACCCAGAGTACCTGAAAGAAAATCATCCCTGCTTTCATCTGTATCCATATCGTCGTCTTCCACTTCTCTTTCCTCCAACACCTCTGATTCCAACAGGAACAAtattcctcctccacctcctctacCAGCTGGTCCTGTTGCTATTGTACCTTATCATCCATCCTCTCCTTCTCCCGTTCTGTCCTCCGGGCCTGTGAGCACCATGGACCAGAAATTTCCCCCTCCGCCACCTCCTTTACCCACAACCCACCATCAACAAGCATCCATGAGCCATCCTTACATCAATTCCTCCCCTGAATTTCCCCCACCTCCACCTCCGGAAGTGTTGACTGACCCTGTCTTGTCAAGCTTCAATAGTTCTTTTAGCCCTCCACTACCTCCTCCACCATTGCCTGCTTATTCTCCACCCATAAATCAACATCAACCCAGCTTGACACCGCCTACACCTTCCTCTGCTTGCTTAAAGGAAATTAAAGGTGCCCTAAAACCAGTGAACCTAGAAAGAAAACTAGTGTCACCTCACTCAGAGGAGCTTAGTAAGATTGGCATGCCTCTCATTACCCCTTTGGCCCTGCAGAGTGTACAGCTTCGGCCAGCAAAACGGCCAGAAAACAATGGAGTTAGCCAGTTAGCCAGACCCCAATCACCAGAGAAGCCTCAAAAACCAGGGGATCCCACAGTTCCTCAGGGCATCCCTTGCATACCTCCAAATTTAAGGCCATCATCTCCAGAGAAAAAACTCTCCATCCAGGATAGCCATGTTGAAGCAAAACCTGACTGTGTAATATCACATTCTGAGGAGACATCCTGCTTTACAAAAGGTTCTGTAGATCTTGGTGAGGTTAAGGCCACAGCTGAAGTAGATGGTCTTGAGACTGTCCTTTCATCACCTGCGGAAATGCCACAGAACTCTACACCCAAGAAGAAGCCTCCGCTGATTTCCAAAAAGCCCAAGTTTTCTCTGACCTTTTCCTCAGTGGATTATGTCAGTGATTTCCTGAGTGCTCAGAATGATGATAAAATCTCTATGACTACAGCTGAAGATCTGGACCCCACACCTGTTCCAGAACAGGAAGAAAAGGCAACTGAGAAAGATGGCATTGACATTTCTGCACCTCCTGATGAGATAAGAGACATTTCTCCCACAAATGGTGAAGCTCAGGAGTTCTCCCAGACTCCTGCTACCATTACTCTAGATGCAGACAAGGACACCTCTGAAGCAGAGGATGAAGAAAGAGATGATGAAGATGTAACCAGCAGCACAGGATCTTTTGGCTCTAAAGATGATGAAAGTG GTGAGGTGTTTGAGTCCAGCACGTTGGACGTCACTCAGTCTCCCAGCATCAGCAGCGACAGCTGTGGGGACATGGTGACCCCCACACGGCCCCGCACCACAGAGGACCTCTTTGCTGCCATTCACAG GTCGAAGCGGAAGGTCCTTGGCCGCAAGGAATCCGAAGAGGACCGTTCACGAGGTCCTTTATCCCCACCGGCCACCCCTACAGGAATGGTCCCCGGCTTGACTTCCTCTCTGCCACGGCAAACAAGCTCCATCCAGCGCAGCCTGCGCAAATCCGCAACAAGCAGTGACACCTTCAAGGCCCTCCTGTTGAAAAAAGGCAGTCGCTCCGAGACCAGCTTCCGCATGTCTGCTGCAGAGATGCTGCGCAGCACCGACCCACGCTTTCAGAGAACTCGCTCTCTCGACTCCTCATTCGATCCAGCATCTCCAACAGGCGAGAGCCCCTGCTCTTCACCAAGCCGGAACAAGAGGACGCCCGAGGACTGGGCACGCAACGAGGGAATGTTTTCAACGTCCCCATCATTAATCGGTCCGAAGTACGGCCGATCTCGCACACCGCCCTCCGCTGCCAGCAGCAAGTATAACGCCCGCAGCCGGATCCTCAGCAGCCCCATGACTGTTATTTGCGAGAGGGATGGGGAACTCACTGACTGTGAAGACCCATGCCCTGTTCCTCCATCAAACACGCCCCTTCCCATCTCTCAGGACTCCAACAGTACTTTATGTGAGCAGAACAGCAGTTAG
- the LOC109112652 gene encoding NHS-like protein 1 isoform X2 produces MPFPERTVEPELVSRLRGSAGSEKSFTTPDGRRVRKPVLFSSLEEVCCHTLTNILHQLSDLSRHASDIFLGIETEAVLITQRTSTIQVRLERLQLTVCKFDPKTIKIPVSNLDEEKKWTVHYTAPWHQQENVFLPGSRPSCVEDLHRQAKVNLKTALRECDKLRKDGFRSSQYYSQGPTFSGSTNSQHEDEDIEDDEADKKSTASSGEEEKDTCQMRAQSQGEVEGVEVDGQMSGSKAPPLPTPEEKMRQQAQAVLTDIVPINVTGETFDRQASIRRSLINTDTLVRRPKKVKRRKTISGVPDSVQQELAAKGRGGELRPQSMFIPGQYSTLGRVINGNSTLRRSITKDSGCQTENVKIVPPSVRRIRAQKGQGIAAQMAGISTSATNISSVSDGSSPGNSVVVRAPQFGNDIQRFHSLPRGARVSLNAEPLYSSTPFRQEDSTAKSTQQIGKLQVDDTVVHMRNAPRVCTQARPKSQEVRGTWESVPGAVCVVSPHAAYSTSLIPNATLSCSAEVIALHTTSSPGQSSVAGLPYTKARPLSMVSAVNSESTSSVGTGSHTPDAGMKDTCSETGQSDSSLHSHSTLAAGTLSSDEQWIYDTPENVLPRRTLSSSCSTPINHLYSSLERSSKGTDSSSLYSMDNDGYYTSMHLDSGLRSRSQGSGHGHGIGGRAARHSMYECLGQQEDQNSLYSDRSLSRSISLRKPKKPPLPPARTDSLRRKPKKASSPTASIGQSDINNGSVLNESLIATLQQSLQNGLKAKGSSTSPSHSPCSDYEDPWMLRSRSQSSISGGSSGVSATGMAHVYSICHVTPSHSDTSSLRSDYADSWGYYMEYPRPSGDQTRSPCTSSLSAGQVVEMANGKSLQNCNQSNLPHAQEGSDTSVKPKTGTSSPDRVHRLTSPSSGYSSQSNTPTAGTPVPSFMRCMSPSGKPKPRVPERKSSLLSSVSISSSSTSLSSNTSDSNRNNIPPPPPLPAGPVAIVPYHPSSPSPVLSSGPVSTMDQKFPPPPPPLPTTHHQQASMSHPYINSSPEFPPPPPPEVLTDPVLSSFNSSFSPPLPPPPLPAYSPPINQHQPSLTPPTPSSACLKEIKGALKPVNLERKLVSPHSEELSKIGMPLITPLALQSVQLRPAKRPENNGVSQLARPQSPEKPQKPGDPTVPQGIPCIPPNLRPSSPEKKLSIQDSHVEAKPDCVISHSEETSCFTKGSVDLGEVKATAEVDGLETVLSSPAEMPQNSTPKKKPPLISKKPKFSLTFSSVDYVSDFLSAQNDDKISMTTAEDLDPTPVPEQEEKATEKDGIDISAPPDEIRDISPTNGEAQEFSQTPATITLDADKDTSEAEDEERDDEDVTSSTGSFGSKDDESGEVFESSTLDVTQSPSISSDSCGDMVTPTRPRTTEDLFAAIHSLDQLNMNTPQHMRSKRKVLGRKESEEDRSRGPLSPPATPTGMVPGLTSSLPRQTSSIQRSLRKSATSSDTFKALLLKKGSRSETSFRMSAAEMLRSTDPRFQRTRSLDSSFDPASPTGESPCSSPSRNKRTPEDWARNEGMFSTSPSLIGPKYGRSRTPPSAASSKYNARSRILSSPMTVICERDGELTDCEDPCPVPPSNTPLPISQDSNSTLCEQNSS; encoded by the exons ccGTATCTAATCTGGATGAAGAGAAAAAGTGGACTGTGCACTACACGGCTCCATGGCACCAGCAGGAGAACGTCTTTCTGCCGGGCTCCAGACCATCCTGTGTGGAAGACCTGCACCGCCAAGCCAAAGTGAACCTGAAAACAGCTCTCAGAG AATGTGATAAACTGAGGAAAGATGGCTTCCGCAGCTCACAGTACTACTCACAGGGGCCCACCTTCTCAGGCTCCACAAACTCCCAACATGAGGACGAAGATATAGAAGATGATGAAGCTGATAAAAAG TCCACAGCATCTTcaggagaggaagagaaagacacCTGCCAAATGAGAGCACAGAGTCAAGGGGAGGTGGAGGGGGTTGAGGTTGATGGACAAATGTCAGGGTCCAAAGCTCCGCCCCTGCCCACTCCAGAAGAGAAGATGAGGCAGCAGGCTCAGGCCGTTCTCACAGATATTGTCCCCATCAATGTCACAG GGGAGACGTTTGACAGGCAGGCCAGCATCCGCCGCTCCCTAATAAACACTGACACTCTGGTCCGCCGGCCCAAGAAGGTTAAGCGGAGAAAGACTATTTCAGGGGTGCCTGACAGCGTCCAACAGGAACTAG CGGCTAAAGGGCGTGGAGGAGAGCTTCGGCCACAGTCCATGTTTATCCCTGGACAGTATTCAACACTTGGGCGAGTCATAAATGGGAATTCAACTCTCCGTCGATCTATAACAAAAGATTCTGGCTGCCAGACTGAGAATGTGAAAATTGTCCCACCCTCTGTGAGGAGAATACGGGCTCAGAAGGGCCAAGGAATTGCTGCTCAGATGGCCGGCATCTCCACCTCTGCCACGAACATCTCTTCAGTTTCCGATGGGAGCTCCCCTGGAAATTCAGTTGTTGTAAGGGCACCACAGTTTGGCAATGATATCCAACGTTTTCACAGCTTGCCACGAGGTGCACGGGTCTCTCTTAACGCAGAGCCCCTTTACAGTAGCACCCCTTTCAGGCAAGAAGACTCCACTGCAAAGTCAACTCAGCAGATTGGAAAATTACAAGTAGATGATACTGTGGTGCACATGAGGAATGCCCCCAGGGTATGCACCCAAGCACGGCCAAAATCTCAGGAGGTTAGAGGTACATGGGAATCTGTCCCGGGTGCAGTCTGTGTAGTTTCTCCACATGCTGCCTACTCAACCTCCCTTATACCTAATGCTACTCTATCATGTTCTGCTGAGGTTATCGCACTCCACACCACGTCAAGCCCTGGCCAGAGCTCAGTTGCTGGCTTACCGTACACTAAAGCTAGACCTCTTAGCATGGTCTCAGCTGTCAACAGTGAGAGCACCAGTAGTGTGGGCACAGGATCACACACACCAGACGCAGGTATGAAGGATACCTGCAGTGAGACTGGCCAGTCCGATAGCAGTTTGCACAGCCACAGCACCCTTGCCGCAGGAACACTGTCTTCAGATGAGCAATGGATTTATGACACTCCTGAGAATGTCTTGCCCAGAAGGACACTATCTTCCAGCTGCTCAACACCCATAAATCATCTCTATAGTAGCCTTGAACGCTCCTCAAAAGGTACAGACTCTAGTTCGCTCTACTCTATGGACAATGATGGCTACTACACTTCCATGCATCTCGATTCAGGCCTTAGGTCAAGGAGCCAGGGTAGTGGCCATGGTCATGGCATAGGAGGAAGAGCGGCAAGACACAGTATGTACGAGTGCCTGGGTCAGCAAGAAGACCAAAACAGCTTGTACAGTGACCGGTCGCTGTCACGATCCATTTCTCTACGCAAGCCTAAGAAACCACCTCTTCCACCAGCACGCACAGACTCTCTACGACGAAAGCCTAAGAAAGCCAGCTCTCCCACTGCTAGTATTGGACAGTCAGATATTAACAATGGTTCGGTTCTCAATGAGTCATTGATTGCCACGCTCCAACAGTCACTTCAGAATGGGCTGAAAGCCAAAGGGTCCTCCACCTCACCGTCTCATAGTCCTTGTAGTGACTATGAGGACCCCTGGATGCTTCGTTCcaggagccagagcagcatcagTGGAGGCAGCAGTGGTGTGTCAGCTACAGGGATGGCTCATGTGTACTCCATTTGTCACGTCACACCTTCTCATAGTGACACTAGTAGCCTCCGTTCTGATTATGCAGACTCCTGGGGCTACTACATGGAGTACCCTCGTCCATCTGGGGATCAGACACGGTCACCTTGCACCAGTTCACTTTCTGCTGGACAAGTGGTTGAGATGGCAAATGGGAAAAGCCTACAGAATTGTAACCAGTCTAATCTTCCACATGCCCAGGAAGGCAGTGATACGTCTGTGAAGCCTAAAACAGGCACCTCATCACCGGATAGGGTACATCGGTTGACTTCACCATCAAGTGGATACTCGAGTCAATCCAACACTCCAACAGCTGGCACTCCTGTTCCCTCCTTCATGAGATGCATGTCCCCATCCGGCAAGCCCAAACCCAGAGTACCTGAAAGAAAATCATCCCTGCTTTCATCTGTATCCATATCGTCGTCTTCCACTTCTCTTTCCTCCAACACCTCTGATTCCAACAGGAACAAtattcctcctccacctcctctacCAGCTGGTCCTGTTGCTATTGTACCTTATCATCCATCCTCTCCTTCTCCCGTTCTGTCCTCCGGGCCTGTGAGCACCATGGACCAGAAATTTCCCCCTCCGCCACCTCCTTTACCCACAACCCACCATCAACAAGCATCCATGAGCCATCCTTACATCAATTCCTCCCCTGAATTTCCCCCACCTCCACCTCCGGAAGTGTTGACTGACCCTGTCTTGTCAAGCTTCAATAGTTCTTTTAGCCCTCCACTACCTCCTCCACCATTGCCTGCTTATTCTCCACCCATAAATCAACATCAACCCAGCTTGACACCGCCTACACCTTCCTCTGCTTGCTTAAAGGAAATTAAAGGTGCCCTAAAACCAGTGAACCTAGAAAGAAAACTAGTGTCACCTCACTCAGAGGAGCTTAGTAAGATTGGCATGCCTCTCATTACCCCTTTGGCCCTGCAGAGTGTACAGCTTCGGCCAGCAAAACGGCCAGAAAACAATGGAGTTAGCCAGTTAGCCAGACCCCAATCACCAGAGAAGCCTCAAAAACCAGGGGATCCCACAGTTCCTCAGGGCATCCCTTGCATACCTCCAAATTTAAGGCCATCATCTCCAGAGAAAAAACTCTCCATCCAGGATAGCCATGTTGAAGCAAAACCTGACTGTGTAATATCACATTCTGAGGAGACATCCTGCTTTACAAAAGGTTCTGTAGATCTTGGTGAGGTTAAGGCCACAGCTGAAGTAGATGGTCTTGAGACTGTCCTTTCATCACCTGCGGAAATGCCACAGAACTCTACACCCAAGAAGAAGCCTCCGCTGATTTCCAAAAAGCCCAAGTTTTCTCTGACCTTTTCCTCAGTGGATTATGTCAGTGATTTCCTGAGTGCTCAGAATGATGATAAAATCTCTATGACTACAGCTGAAGATCTGGACCCCACACCTGTTCCAGAACAGGAAGAAAAGGCAACTGAGAAAGATGGCATTGACATTTCTGCACCTCCTGATGAGATAAGAGACATTTCTCCCACAAATGGTGAAGCTCAGGAGTTCTCCCAGACTCCTGCTACCATTACTCTAGATGCAGACAAGGACACCTCTGAAGCAGAGGATGAAGAAAGAGATGATGAAGATGTAACCAGCAGCACAGGATCTTTTGGCTCTAAAGATGATGAAAGTG GTGAGGTGTTTGAGTCCAGCACGTTGGACGTCACTCAGTCTCCCAGCATCAGCAGCGACAGCTGTGGGGACATGGTGACCCCCACACGGCCCCGCACCACAGAGGACCTCTTTGCTGCCATTCACAG CCTGGACCAGTTGAACATGAACACCCCCCAACATATGAG GTCGAAGCGGAAGGTCCTTGGCCGCAAGGAATCCGAAGAGGACCGTTCACGAGGTCCTTTATCCCCACCGGCCACCCCTACAGGAATGGTCCCCGGCTTGACTTCCTCTCTGCCACGGCAAACAAGCTCCATCCAGCGCAGCCTGCGCAAATCCGCAACAAGCAGTGACACCTTCAAGGCCCTCCTGTTGAAAAAAGGCAGTCGCTCCGAGACCAGCTTCCGCATGTCTGCTGCAGAGATGCTGCGCAGCACCGACCCACGCTTTCAGAGAACTCGCTCTCTCGACTCCTCATTCGATCCAGCATCTCCAACAGGCGAGAGCCCCTGCTCTTCACCAAGCCGGAACAAGAGGACGCCCGAGGACTGGGCACGCAACGAGGGAATGTTTTCAACGTCCCCATCATTAATCGGTCCGAAGTACGGCCGATCTCGCACACCGCCCTCCGCTGCCAGCAGCAAGTATAACGCCCGCAGCCGGATCCTCAGCAGCCCCATGACTGTTATTTGCGAGAGGGATGGGGAACTCACTGACTGTGAAGACCCATGCCCTGTTCCTCCATCAAACACGCCCCTTCCCATCTCTCAGGACTCCAACAGTACTTTATGTGAGCAGAACAGCAGTTAG